From one Prochlorococcus marinus str. MIT 0912 genomic stretch:
- a CDS encoding CCRG-2 family RiPP, whose amino-acid sequence MNNTELTLDQLSAISGGNRIKFNPIRHRRLGIITLPEILKDQLKRRELKLEDFYVNGKK is encoded by the coding sequence ATGAACAACACTGAACTAACTCTTGATCAATTATCTGCAATTTCTGGTGGCAACAGGATCAAATTTAATCCAATTCGCCATCGCAGGCTTGGAATAATCACTCTTCCAGAGATCCTAAAAGATCAGTTGAAGCGCAGAGAATTAAAATTAGAAGACTTTTACGTCAATGGGAAGAAATGA
- a CDS encoding DUF3104 domain-containing protein — translation MLDGFGQNELMDEPLFLKVRPGDAVLYEKEQIGKVLTFVGGSRDPDAPSLFQIANVDSGEIRWIQGEEVTEIVCEYRTTIKKPSTFFEQIQQQQQQ, via the coding sequence TTGCTTGATGGATTTGGACAGAATGAACTTATGGATGAACCTTTATTTTTAAAAGTCAGACCTGGGGACGCTGTTCTATATGAAAAGGAGCAAATTGGAAAAGTTCTTACTTTTGTTGGCGGCTCTCGTGATCCTGATGCACCCTCACTCTTTCAAATTGCCAACGTAGATTCTGGCGAAATCCGCTGGATTCAGGGTGAGGAAGTTACTGAAATAGTTTGTGAATATCGGACAACAATCAAAAAGCCTTCTACTTTTTTCGAGCAAATACAGCAGCAACAACAGCAGTAG
- a CDS encoding PCC domain-containing protein → MIYPKTLQLESGSDLLNSLQALAIKENKSGYVLSVVGNLSMAKFQCPGKGQVTTVENHLEIIALNGTISPNKCHLHISLSDGECKVWAGHLEEGTIILKGADLLIGFLDETINKKEVNTNQQTVEIFILPNCPWSSRAVRMLRTLQIPHEIKVIENDDDFNSLHKRSNYSSFPQIFIDEEFIGGYSELAELQASGKLSS, encoded by the coding sequence TTGATTTATCCAAAGACATTACAACTTGAATCTGGAAGTGATCTTCTTAATAGTCTTCAAGCTCTGGCGATAAAAGAGAATAAATCTGGATATGTTTTGAGTGTAGTAGGTAATTTATCTATGGCTAAATTTCAATGTCCGGGGAAAGGACAAGTTACTACAGTTGAAAATCATCTAGAAATAATAGCCTTAAATGGAACAATATCGCCAAACAAATGTCATCTTCATATAAGTCTTTCAGATGGAGAATGCAAGGTATGGGCCGGTCACCTAGAGGAGGGAACGATAATACTTAAAGGCGCTGACTTATTAATAGGATTTCTTGATGAGACTATAAATAAAAAAGAAGTCAATACTAATCAACAAACAGTTGAAATATTTATACTTCCAAATTGTCCATGGTCCTCGAGAGCTGTTCGGATGCTGAGAACATTACAAATACCACATGAAATAAAAGTGATAGAAAATGATGATGATTTTAATTCCCTTCATAAAAGAAGTAATTATTCGAGCTTTCCTCAAATTTTTATAGATGAAGAATTTATTGGTGGTTACTCAGAATTAGCTGAACTTCAAGCTTCTGGCAAATTAAGCAGTTAG
- a CDS encoding porin, with protein MSNLSGASLTPEVPDVSINTSGCLLFYDNKFNLNLCEDTMKLFQRLLVAPAALGLMAPVAVNADTAFSSTTTLGGSAFFTVGSVADGGTDDKSEELYMQYKYVLSMKSSFSGEDLLVTGIKAGNASGPLASMDSAYGGGADLAVKDLFYSFPVGDLEVTAGPLVDQDDVVAATTSAYSDAFRLGSMPYSLAGSETGPGIGVAYSNDSGVVASASFVSVGGADSTVGIGGDNGDDVTTVTLGYNGDGFGGGLVIASNDGEAGTTGYDTFGGGIYYSPESIPATISVAYDTKDPEGTAKDETDFFVGVDYEVGPGTLSAAYNSTDVDGSDTFDRTGFEVSYTYAVNDSVTITPGFFTVEDTGAGDDDSGVVVETVFSF; from the coding sequence GTGTCTAATTTGTCGGGGGCGTCTTTAACACCTGAAGTGCCTGATGTATCAATAAATACATCAGGTTGTCTGCTTTTTTACGACAATAAATTCAATCTTAATTTGTGTGAGGACACAATGAAGCTTTTTCAGCGTTTGCTGGTAGCTCCTGCAGCTCTAGGCCTTATGGCTCCAGTTGCCGTTAATGCAGATACTGCATTTTCATCAACGACCACTCTTGGTGGAAGTGCTTTTTTTACTGTTGGTTCAGTTGCAGATGGCGGAACAGATGACAAGTCAGAAGAGCTTTATATGCAGTACAAGTATGTACTTAGCATGAAATCTAGCTTCAGCGGTGAAGACCTACTTGTTACTGGTATTAAAGCTGGTAACGCATCTGGTCCATTAGCATCTATGGATAGCGCTTACGGTGGTGGTGCAGATCTTGCTGTCAAAGATCTCTTTTACTCATTCCCAGTTGGCGATCTAGAAGTAACAGCTGGTCCTTTGGTTGACCAAGATGATGTTGTTGCAGCAACAACTTCTGCTTACTCAGATGCTTTCAGACTAGGCAGCATGCCTTACTCTTTGGCTGGTAGCGAAACTGGTCCTGGAATTGGTGTTGCTTACTCTAATGACAGCGGCGTAGTTGCTTCTGCTAGCTTCGTTTCTGTTGGTGGTGCTGATTCAACAGTAGGAATCGGTGGTGACAATGGTGATGACGTAACAACTGTAACCCTTGGCTACAACGGTGACGGATTTGGTGGTGGTCTTGTAATCGCTTCCAACGACGGTGAAGCTGGAACAACTGGTTACGACACATTTGGTGGCGGTATCTATTACAGCCCTGAGTCCATCCCAGCAACTATCAGCGTTGCTTACGACACAAAGGATCCAGAAGGAACAGCTAAAGACGAAACTGACTTTTTCGTTGGTGTCGACTATGAAGTAGGTCCTGGAACATTAAGTGCTGCTTACAATTCAACTGATGTTGATGGAAGCGATACTTTTGATAGAACAGGATTTGAAGTTTCTTACACCTATGCAGTGAACGACAGCGTTACCATCACTCCTGGTTTCTTCACAGTAGAAGATACAGGTGCTGGTGATGACGACTCTGGTGTTGTTGTTGAAACAGTGTTTAGCTTCTAA
- a CDS encoding Notch domain-containing protein yields the protein MDLQKALNLNSYEWWRNHRRVVTFGGFLILFGCWVNPVIQESRNKNLCVRTYSELYTVPEVLEKFNAKQLEEFGLDTNDFAKALAYQTCTSQKAIGK from the coding sequence ATGGATTTACAAAAAGCACTAAATCTCAACAGTTATGAATGGTGGAGAAACCATAGAAGAGTCGTTACTTTTGGTGGATTCTTAATTCTATTTGGATGCTGGGTCAATCCTGTCATTCAAGAATCAAGGAATAAAAATTTGTGTGTTCGTACATATTCAGAGCTTTATACCGTCCCTGAAGTTCTTGAAAAATTTAATGCGAAACAATTAGAAGAGTTTGGACTTGATACAAATGACTTTGCTAAAGCTTTGGCATATCAAACCTGTACGAGTCAAAAAGCTATTGGTAAATAA
- a CDS encoding PDZ domain-containing protein: MKSLLLPLLTAIALPTPAQAKINDEIHKRCLDARDYSGCVRANQSSSLKLKKEITGIGVNLFLNTETYEITILSIINGTPASDANIESGDVILEVDGKSTKGVGIEEVIELIKGPKDKPVKLVLGRTNEKGKRKKIKIRLIRDTFEIPNNESLNQMKIREWFNRELPSNLDPMLQRNGKSLR, encoded by the coding sequence ATGAAAAGCTTACTACTTCCTCTACTCACTGCTATTGCTTTACCTACTCCTGCACAGGCTAAAATAAATGATGAAATACATAAACGCTGTCTCGATGCTAGAGATTATTCAGGCTGCGTAAGAGCAAACCAGAGTTCAAGTCTTAAGCTCAAAAAAGAAATTACTGGTATAGGCGTTAATCTATTCCTAAATACTGAAACTTATGAAATAACAATACTATCAATTATTAATGGAACTCCTGCCTCTGATGCAAATATTGAATCAGGTGACGTAATTCTTGAGGTAGATGGGAAATCAACTAAAGGAGTGGGTATAGAAGAAGTAATTGAATTAATCAAAGGACCAAAAGATAAGCCTGTAAAATTAGTTCTTGGAAGAACAAACGAAAAAGGAAAAAGGAAAAAAATTAAAATTCGCTTGATTAGGGATACTTTTGAAATTCCAAATAACGAATCTCTGAATCAAATGAAGATAAGAGAATGGTTTAATCGAGAG